Proteins from a genomic interval of Leptospira kanakyensis:
- a CDS encoding DUF1566 domain-containing protein has translation MLSRTKRTICTFLVLFLSFFCQRSNLNNLCDPKSDAYLESLLVRYVNFDETPHCGLVLKVDPPTFLICPPLTPKVNGSFFFEGFESDGNRLSFSSSPPLPEGIFFSPFGNSLQGSYSGWMANRISYTITASNPKGSASCTYQPAWMGKLTLKTNQTTCYDGATPPNLDPSCTVILGQDGSLQKGISQSFIGPTLVAGGEITTDLNTGLVWTSCQIGKTGIGCTTPGTTSFQYSPALAECASLNAGSGFANRTDWRVPEIYEYLSTYHYALENPSIDQTFFPVTDSFNFKTNTISTPVSRTFNATFIQSSIGTGAFSDYHHLRCVSNSLPIKNKRLQNNDDGTILDLDTSLVWQRCTAGQTNLTTCTGGTDLILDWENAINYCRNLNLVGKTWRLPNASELRSLLDFYLTYGSPGFDPIYFPNTAAVPGVFYWTSTTLLSTPENAFIVAFDTSGGGGDAKSNASYNRTRCVSDF, from the coding sequence ATGTTATCAAGAACCAAAAGAACAATCTGTACTTTTCTGGTTCTATTTCTCTCATTTTTTTGCCAGAGGTCAAACCTCAATAACCTTTGTGATCCAAAATCAGACGCTTACTTAGAAAGTTTACTTGTTAGATACGTTAACTTCGATGAGACGCCCCATTGCGGGCTGGTCTTAAAAGTTGATCCACCCACATTTTTAATTTGTCCCCCACTCACACCCAAGGTGAATGGAAGTTTCTTTTTTGAAGGTTTTGAATCCGATGGCAATCGGTTGAGTTTTTCCTCCTCACCCCCACTTCCAGAAGGAATTTTCTTTTCTCCTTTTGGCAATTCCCTCCAAGGCAGTTATTCTGGCTGGATGGCAAACAGAATCTCTTATACCATTACTGCTAGTAACCCAAAAGGGAGTGCCAGTTGTACTTACCAACCTGCTTGGATGGGAAAACTCACTTTAAAAACCAACCAAACAACTTGTTATGATGGTGCTACTCCACCGAATCTAGATCCAAGTTGTACGGTCATCCTTGGCCAAGATGGTAGCCTTCAAAAAGGGATCTCTCAAAGTTTTATTGGCCCGACCCTTGTCGCCGGTGGAGAAATCACAACAGATCTCAATACAGGCCTCGTTTGGACCAGTTGCCAAATAGGAAAAACAGGGATTGGGTGCACAACCCCTGGTACGACATCCTTTCAATATTCACCTGCCCTAGCAGAATGTGCCAGCCTCAATGCGGGATCTGGATTTGCAAATCGCACCGATTGGAGAGTTCCAGAAATTTACGAATATTTAAGTACGTATCATTATGCTTTAGAAAATCCATCGATCGATCAGACATTTTTTCCTGTCACTGACAGTTTTAATTTTAAAACAAATACGATAAGCACACCTGTATCGCGAACATTTAACGCTACCTTCATTCAATCTTCCATTGGAACAGGTGCTTTTTCTGACTACCACCATTTACGTTGTGTTTCGAATTCATTGCCTATTAAAAACAAACGCCTTCAAAACAATGATGATGGAACGATTCTTGACCTAGACACATCTCTAGTTTGGCAAAGATGTACAGCGGGCCAAACCAACCTCACTACCTGCACTGGTGGAACGGACCTCATACTCGATTGGGAAAATGCTATCAATTACTGTCGGAATTTAAACCTTGTTGGAAAAACTTGGCGTCTTCCCAATGCTTCGGAACTTAGAAGTTTGCTAGATTTTTACCTCACTTATGGAAGTCCTGGATTTGATCCTATCTACTTTCCAAACACAGCAGCTGTCCCAGGTGTCTTTTACTGGACATCTACAACCTTACTTTCCACTCCAGAAAATGCATTTATAGTTGCATTCGATACTTCCGGCGGAGGGGGGGATGCAAAATCAAATGCCTCGTACAACCGAACTCGTTGTGTTTCCGATTTTTAA
- a CDS encoding SpoIIE family protein phosphatase has product MSSFFDRIFKFFYKYISYSFAIVFFSLLGAFFGAFYAYFFGSALIPDFTMANHPEVVLVFVVTTLMAALGHSIEFGILAPIGYQGFRSDTKKLNITLRPNETIRHKDILELENILKSIIDFPKENMFAAVRYACFVFLSVMITYLIYKYPIYELALIFIGWLAAVFVYGGFSYIISDYFTGAKRVEIKKILAYRDVTIHKNYGIMSLKGKFIFLLILILLSLSVLAVFISFENASLLKISAFITMTFFEAVILIFMFFQSINLTLEQINESANSLASGGRGALPILSIDKEFIQFAENFEKATREVGRIRENLQELVEAKTSELRNSLEIVESLKKQQDGDYFLTSLLIKPLSLNKTLGSNVKTDFFIKQKKTFTFHGRENEIGGDICITRTLSLRGKDYTFFLNADAMGKSLQGAGGVLVLGAAVQSILERSNAVQSVKLLYAERWIKNAYQELHHIFESFDCSMLVSMVMGLIDDETGLVYYLNAEHPWSVLFRNEKAEFIKNNSELRKLGTPVKENSLEISTLQLQPGDVLVLGSDGRDDIEFVSMEDLRKINHDEELFLHHVERGKGDLKSIYKSILETGELTDDLSLMRISFKENLSLPARSIRKESYELMRKARTNIKDGQLEKAKQNLVDANKINPENQEISRALIRLLVRMKDYGLAAEKLNAYIEEFPGDTDLIYLASFTYKQTKEYGKAIDMGERIRLRNPGHLSNLLRLVQLYLLIGNLPKAEKTLGLTSFLTADSKRIESFKLQIEDYKKKVLD; this is encoded by the coding sequence ATGAGCAGCTTTTTTGATCGGATTTTCAAATTCTTCTACAAATACATATCTTATAGTTTTGCCATTGTATTTTTTTCCCTGCTAGGTGCCTTTTTTGGGGCTTTTTATGCTTACTTTTTTGGATCAGCCCTCATCCCTGATTTCACAATGGCAAACCATCCGGAAGTGGTTTTGGTTTTTGTTGTGACTACCTTAATGGCAGCCCTTGGTCATAGTATAGAGTTTGGAATTTTGGCACCAATTGGTTACCAAGGTTTTCGTTCCGATACAAAAAAATTAAACATAACACTGAGGCCCAACGAAACGATTCGCCACAAGGACATTCTTGAATTAGAAAATATTTTAAAATCCATCATTGATTTTCCTAAAGAGAATATGTTTGCTGCAGTTCGTTATGCTTGTTTTGTTTTCCTGTCGGTAATGATCACCTATCTCATTTACAAATATCCAATTTATGAACTGGCTCTCATTTTTATTGGTTGGCTTGCGGCCGTTTTTGTATACGGAGGATTTTCTTATATCATCTCCGATTATTTTACCGGCGCCAAACGAGTGGAGATCAAAAAGATCTTAGCGTATAGAGATGTAACCATTCATAAAAATTATGGAATCATGAGCCTAAAGGGAAAGTTTATTTTTTTACTAATCCTTATTTTATTATCACTCAGTGTCCTCGCTGTATTTATCTCTTTTGAAAATGCAAGTCTTTTGAAAATTTCAGCATTCATTACCATGACTTTTTTTGAAGCTGTCATTTTGATTTTTATGTTTTTCCAATCCATCAATTTAACCTTAGAACAAATCAATGAATCAGCAAATAGTTTGGCGAGTGGAGGACGAGGTGCCCTTCCCATTTTATCAATCGATAAAGAATTCATTCAGTTTGCAGAGAATTTTGAAAAAGCAACAAGAGAAGTAGGACGGATCAGGGAAAACTTACAAGAATTAGTCGAAGCAAAAACTTCCGAACTCAGAAACAGCTTAGAAATTGTAGAATCACTCAAAAAACAACAAGACGGGGATTATTTTCTAACATCCCTTCTGATCAAACCACTTAGTTTAAACAAAACGCTCGGTTCCAATGTAAAAACCGATTTTTTCATCAAACAAAAGAAAACCTTTACCTTCCATGGGAGAGAAAATGAAATTGGTGGGGATATTTGTATCACAAGGACTTTGTCACTTCGAGGAAAGGATTATACTTTTTTTCTCAATGCCGATGCCATGGGGAAATCTTTACAAGGAGCTGGAGGGGTTCTCGTTCTTGGTGCTGCTGTCCAATCTATCTTAGAACGTTCCAACGCCGTCCAATCTGTCAAACTTCTATATGCAGAAAGGTGGATTAAAAATGCCTACCAAGAACTCCACCATATATTTGAAAGTTTCGACTGTTCTATGTTAGTTTCCATGGTAATGGGCCTCATTGATGATGAAACAGGACTCGTTTATTATTTAAATGCAGAACATCCTTGGTCTGTTTTATTCCGAAACGAAAAAGCCGAGTTCATTAAAAACAATTCCGAACTCAGAAAATTAGGAACACCTGTCAAAGAAAACTCACTAGAAATATCCACCTTACAATTGCAACCTGGTGATGTTTTGGTTTTAGGTTCCGACGGCCGAGACGATATCGAATTTGTCAGTATGGAAGATTTACGAAAAATCAACCATGATGAAGAATTATTTTTACATCATGTAGAAAGGGGAAAGGGAGATCTAAAATCCATTTACAAATCCATTTTAGAAACGGGAGAACTCACTGATGACCTAAGCCTAATGCGAATTTCTTTTAAGGAAAACTTAAGCCTCCCGGCAAGATCCATCCGAAAGGAATCCTATGAACTGATGAGAAAGGCGAGAACCAATATCAAAGATGGCCAATTGGAAAAAGCCAAACAGAATTTGGTCGATGCCAATAAAATCAACCCAGAAAACCAAGAAATTTCCAGAGCCCTCATCCGCCTCCTTGTCAGAATGAAAGACTATGGTTTAGCCGCTGAAAAGTTAAATGCCTATATTGAAGAATTTCCGGGAGATACAGATCTCATTTATTTGGCATCCTTCACTTACAAACAAACCAAAGAATATGGGAAGGCCATTGATATGGGGGAAAGGATTCGGCTTCGTAATCCAGGCCACTTGTCCAACTTATTGCGCCTTGTACAATTGTATCTTTTAATAGGCAATTTGCCTAAGGCGGAAAAAACTTTAGGCCTCACTTCTTTTCTAACCGCTGATTCCAAACGGATCGAAAGTTTTAAATTACAAATTGAAGACTACAAAAAGAAAGTTCTTGATTAA
- a CDS encoding response regulator produces the protein MVIKTETKNKKNAILFVDDETIILLSMKSQVRQHFGEKYKYLTADNAKEAWDLLQELEEEGCSVSIIITDWSMPGMNGDEFLRKVHHSYPEIEKVIVTGFADQKSMEELNSEIGPIVCLKKPWDEEELITTISKAMHS, from the coding sequence GTGGTTATTAAGACTGAGACTAAAAATAAAAAAAATGCCATTCTCTTTGTAGATGATGAGACCATCATTTTACTGAGTATGAAGTCACAAGTCAGACAACATTTCGGAGAAAAATACAAATACCTCACAGCAGACAATGCAAAGGAAGCTTGGGATCTTCTCCAGGAACTAGAAGAAGAAGGATGTTCTGTTTCCATCATCATCACCGATTGGTCCATGCCTGGGATGAATGGAGATGAATTTTTACGAAAGGTTCACCATTCCTATCCAGAGATTGAAAAGGTGATTGTCACTGGTTTTGCTGACCAAAAATCAATGGAAGAATTAAACTCAGAAATTGGCCCGATTGTTTGTTTAAAAAAACCTTGGGACGAAGAAGAACTCATCACTACTATTTCCAAAGCAATGCATTCTTAA
- a CDS encoding PAS domain S-box protein has product MNVSSTAMTVLNAKGQILYANPASESVLGIKLNDILSRTFDAPEWKNTSLDGAPWREEDQPFNIVLKTKKPVTDIRHAIEDSSGNKKYLSINGSPVFNKEGEISFLVFLVTDITENVLKQKALEYSESKYRMITELSLSLVYDMDIRTGKNHWGGAIEEITGFSAEEYQKFGFSEWFASIHPDDRETTLKLFRESSENHQKFSAEYRYQTKSGNYVYIEDNGIFLYDEVGLAYRLLGAMIDRTKQTEASFALKESESRLVMALDAAKMGIWSWDLDSRAIFWSPQTYHIYGFPGENFEVTEEKFLSLIYKEDLELMSKETTNLLNDPNRSAYRLRNRIKHPDGTLHWVEAIGKLTRSKDGKPLNLRGTVLDITEIKLSEEALRKSDERFEAFYQFSTEAFLIFDAGGLTAKDSNFAFQKLFGYDLEDTPKLKIRNLLSTKSLRIIRERIGSNLGGSIEIVCRKKNGDFFPALVSIKRFLYKETNSIAYSIFDLSPLKEVEELRLINAEIRDKNKLIEKQKLELEMAFENLKRTQEQLIQSEKLAALGQLIAGIAHEINNPIGAVKASNQNMLDWQKRYGLASQLFREAILSVPVTEQKILKTILGNLDKPIEFYTGKEERLRKKRNRELFLSNGFPNAQAEELADIWVDLGIGEIDPSYLPLFKSHYVKVFLDYLSLEIQFRRNTRSIQLAVDRISKIMYALKNFSRFDMNGKKNRASIPETIETVLTIYQNQLKRGINLTKNFEPVQPIDCYPDDLLHVWTNLIYNALQAMSFIGDLEITVKDCAEEILVSFKDSGPGVPSEIQSKIFEPFFTTKPPGEGSGLGLDIVNKIVKRHGGRIELSSVPGETIFSIYLPKNV; this is encoded by the coding sequence ATGAACGTCAGTTCCACTGCCATGACAGTTTTGAATGCAAAGGGGCAGATTCTTTATGCGAATCCAGCTTCTGAATCAGTTCTCGGAATTAAGTTGAACGATATCCTTTCTCGAACCTTTGATGCACCTGAATGGAAAAATACTTCCTTGGATGGTGCACCTTGGAGAGAGGAAGACCAACCCTTTAATATTGTTCTAAAAACAAAAAAACCAGTCACAGACATTCGCCACGCCATTGAAGATTCTTCTGGAAATAAAAAATACCTTTCCATCAATGGATCTCCCGTCTTCAACAAAGAAGGAGAAATTTCTTTTTTAGTTTTTTTAGTTACTGATATTACAGAAAATGTTTTAAAACAAAAAGCCTTAGAATATAGTGAATCTAAATATCGTATGATCACCGAACTCTCGTTAAGTTTGGTTTATGATATGGACATTCGTACAGGAAAAAACCATTGGGGTGGGGCCATCGAAGAAATCACTGGTTTTTCAGCAGAAGAATACCAAAAGTTTGGATTTTCCGAATGGTTTGCCTCCATCCATCCAGACGATAGAGAAACTACTTTAAAATTGTTTCGAGAATCTTCGGAAAACCATCAGAAGTTTTCTGCAGAATACCGTTACCAAACAAAGTCGGGTAATTACGTATACATTGAAGACAATGGAATTTTTTTATATGATGAAGTTGGATTAGCCTATCGTTTGCTTGGTGCCATGATCGATCGCACCAAACAAACCGAAGCCAGTTTTGCTCTAAAAGAATCGGAATCCAGACTGGTTATGGCACTTGATGCCGCAAAAATGGGAATTTGGAGTTGGGATTTAGACTCAAGGGCCATATTTTGGTCTCCGCAAACTTATCATATCTATGGATTCCCTGGGGAAAATTTTGAAGTAACAGAAGAGAAATTTTTATCCCTAATCTACAAAGAAGATCTGGAATTAATGTCAAAAGAAACAACGAATCTTTTGAATGATCCAAACAGGTCAGCATACAGGCTTCGTAACCGAATCAAACATCCAGACGGAACACTGCATTGGGTGGAAGCCATTGGAAAACTAACTAGATCCAAAGACGGCAAACCTTTGAACCTTCGAGGAACGGTTTTAGATATCACTGAAATCAAACTCAGCGAAGAAGCTTTACGAAAGTCAGATGAGAGGTTTGAAGCTTTTTATCAGTTTTCGACAGAAGCCTTTCTGATTTTTGATGCCGGAGGTTTAACAGCCAAAGATTCTAATTTTGCATTCCAAAAACTATTTGGTTATGATTTAGAAGACACTCCCAAATTAAAAATACGAAATCTTCTTTCCACAAAATCACTTCGAATCATTCGAGAAAGAATTGGATCGAACTTAGGCGGATCCATAGAAATCGTTTGTCGAAAAAAGAATGGAGATTTTTTTCCAGCACTCGTTTCTATCAAACGATTTCTATATAAAGAAACAAATTCGATTGCTTATAGTATCTTTGATTTGAGTCCCTTAAAAGAAGTAGAAGAGTTACGATTGATCAATGCAGAAATCAGAGATAAAAACAAACTCATTGAAAAACAAAAACTAGAATTAGAAATGGCGTTCGAGAATTTAAAACGAACCCAGGAACAATTGATCCAATCGGAGAAACTTGCCGCTTTAGGGCAGTTGATTGCAGGGATCGCCCACGAAATCAATAATCCCATTGGGGCAGTGAAAGCATCCAATCAGAATATGTTGGATTGGCAAAAAAGGTATGGGCTTGCTTCCCAACTCTTTCGGGAAGCCATTTTGTCAGTCCCTGTCACTGAGCAAAAAATTTTAAAAACGATTCTTGGGAATTTAGACAAACCCATTGAATTTTATACAGGAAAGGAAGAACGTCTCCGCAAAAAAAGAAATCGGGAGTTGTTTTTATCCAATGGATTTCCTAACGCACAAGCCGAAGAACTTGCTGATATCTGGGTGGATTTAGGAATCGGTGAGATTGACCCCAGTTATCTTCCTTTATTCAAATCTCATTACGTAAAAGTATTTTTAGATTATTTATCATTGGAGATCCAATTCAGAAGGAACACTCGTTCCATCCAATTGGCAGTGGATCGAATCTCTAAAATCATGTATGCTTTGAAGAATTTTTCTAGGTTTGATATGAATGGTAAAAAAAATCGAGCTTCCATTCCTGAAACGATAGAAACCGTTCTGACAATTTATCAAAACCAATTAAAACGAGGAATCAATCTAACTAAAAACTTTGAGCCAGTGCAACCTATCGATTGTTATCCGGATGATCTTTTGCATGTTTGGACTAATTTAATTTATAATGCACTCCAGGCCATGTCGTTTATTGGAGATTTAGAAATTACCGTGAAGGATTGTGCCGAAGAAATTTTGGTTTCTTTTAAGGACTCAGGCCCAGGGGTTCCCAGTGAGATCCAATCAAAAATCTTTGAACCATTTTTTACGACCAAACCACCGGGAGAAGGGAGTGGGCTTGGACTTGATATCGTGAATAAAATTGTGAAACGTCACGGAGGTAGGATTGAACTTTCTTCTGTGCCTGGAGAAACGATATTTTCTATTTACCTTCCGAAAAATGTTTAA
- a CDS encoding SDR family NAD(P)-dependent oxidoreductase produces MELKNKRIVITGAGSGIGKETVLQVLKHEGVKILACDLNEKYILEHPNVIPYKCDVSKKENLDKLLKDADKKLGGIDIFYANAGFAYYEVISNADWDRIDRIYRTNVFSPLYTLITLNHTRKDPFLFVVTASAMSHLALPGYAQYSSTKAAVRSFIDAYRYELKPGNRVMVVYPIATRTKFFDSAGKKVPVPFPSQTAETVAKKVVNGILSDSKEVYPSFLFRFIQVLDRFLFFILPVYQKIEASKLDSLKK; encoded by the coding sequence ATGGAACTAAAAAACAAACGAATCGTGATTACCGGGGCCGGTTCCGGAATCGGAAAAGAAACCGTATTGCAAGTGTTAAAGCATGAGGGTGTGAAAATCCTTGCTTGTGATTTGAACGAAAAATACATTCTGGAACATCCAAACGTCATCCCATACAAATGCGACGTATCTAAAAAAGAAAATTTAGATAAATTATTGAAAGATGCAGATAAAAAATTGGGTGGAATTGATATTTTTTATGCGAATGCAGGTTTTGCTTATTACGAAGTAATTTCGAATGCTGATTGGGACAGAATTGATCGAATCTATCGAACCAACGTATTTTCTCCCTTATACACTCTCATCACTCTCAATCATACAAGGAAAGATCCGTTTTTATTTGTGGTCACAGCTTCTGCCATGAGCCATTTAGCACTTCCTGGTTATGCACAGTATTCTTCTACAAAAGCTGCGGTTCGTTCTTTTATTGATGCCTACCGTTATGAATTAAAACCGGGAAACCGTGTGATGGTTGTTTATCCAATTGCAACTAGAACCAAGTTTTTTGATTCTGCTGGGAAAAAAGTTCCTGTTCCTTTCCCAAGCCAAACGGCAGAAACTGTGGCTAAAAAAGTAGTGAATGGAATTTTATCCGATTCCAAAGAAGTGTATCCTTCTTTTCTTTTCCGTTTCATCCAAGTGTTAGATCGGTTTTTGTTTTTCATCCTACCGGTTTATCAAAAAATTGAAGCCTCCAAATTGGATTCCTTAAAAAAATAA
- a CDS encoding NADPH-dependent 2,4-dienoyl-CoA reductase, with the protein MTSYPNLLSPLSLGFTTLRNRTIMGSMHTGLEEAPNGYERMAAFYGERAKGGVALIVTGGIAPNAAGRVSRGGGVMDTEEEAKHHRVVTEAVHKEGGKIAMQILHTGRYGYHDKIVGASNLRAPINMFKPHPLTEEEIYQTIEDFARCSELAKLAGYDGVEIMGSEGYLINQFIAKRTNNRTDDWGGSFENRIKFPIEIIKAVRKRVGTDFIIIYRLSMLDLVEDGGNIDEVLILAKEIEKAGATIINTGIGWHEARIPTIAMMVPRAAFTWVTAKVKGHVNIPLVTSNRINTPEIAESVLAAGDADLVSMARPFLADSAFVNKAAAGKSLEINTCIACNQACLDHIFQGKICSCLVNPRACHETDLIITKTSKPKKVAVVGAGPGGMACSTTLAERGHSVTLFDAGAELGGQLNIARRIPGKEEFKETIRYFGEMVKKHGVELKLNTFVSAEDLIKQGFDEVVLATGVIPRIPEIPGINGSNVLSYVDVVLKGKPVGKRAVVMGAGGIGFDVSLLLTDAGHDFTKENYLKEWGINQNIAKDGGLGTKDTPHSGREVTMLKRSNSKFGATLGKTTGWIHKTSLEDRKVTQISGVTYKAIEADGVVIEVKGESRKIPCDTVVVCAGQDPNRTLLAPLESAKIPVHLIGGADLASELDAKRAIDQGTRLAVTI; encoded by the coding sequence ATGACATCTTATCCCAATCTTCTCTCCCCTTTATCTTTAGGATTCACAACTCTACGAAATCGAACCATTATGGGCTCTATGCACACAGGTTTGGAAGAAGCTCCGAATGGATATGAACGAATGGCCGCATTTTATGGAGAAAGAGCCAAAGGAGGAGTCGCACTCATCGTTACAGGCGGGATTGCTCCCAATGCAGCAGGTCGTGTGTCTCGCGGTGGCGGGGTTATGGATACAGAAGAAGAGGCAAAACACCACCGAGTTGTGACTGAGGCAGTCCACAAGGAAGGCGGAAAAATTGCCATGCAAATCCTACATACGGGAAGGTATGGTTATCATGATAAAATTGTTGGGGCATCCAACCTCAGAGCTCCCATCAATATGTTCAAACCCCATCCTCTCACAGAAGAAGAAATTTATCAAACCATAGAAGACTTTGCGCGCTGTTCGGAACTTGCTAAGTTAGCAGGATATGATGGGGTAGAAATTATGGGGAGTGAGGGTTACCTCATCAACCAATTCATTGCCAAACGTACAAACAACAGAACAGACGATTGGGGTGGCAGTTTTGAAAACCGTATTAAGTTTCCCATTGAAATTATCAAAGCAGTTCGCAAACGAGTGGGAACGGACTTTATCATCATTTACCGTCTGTCGATGTTAGACCTTGTAGAAGATGGTGGCAATATTGACGAAGTTCTAATTCTCGCTAAAGAAATTGAAAAGGCTGGAGCTACCATCATCAATACAGGGATTGGTTGGCACGAAGCAAGAATTCCTACCATTGCCATGATGGTTCCGAGAGCTGCATTTACCTGGGTCACAGCAAAAGTAAAAGGTCACGTAAATATTCCGCTTGTGACTTCCAACCGTATCAATACTCCAGAAATCGCTGAATCTGTTCTTGCCGCAGGTGATGCAGATTTGGTATCGATGGCAAGACCCTTCCTTGCTGATTCCGCTTTTGTTAACAAAGCGGCTGCAGGTAAATCGCTAGAGATCAATACTTGTATTGCTTGTAACCAAGCCTGTCTCGATCATATCTTCCAAGGAAAAATTTGTAGTTGTTTGGTGAATCCTAGAGCTTGTCATGAAACCGATCTTATCATTACAAAAACATCCAAACCAAAAAAGGTAGCAGTTGTTGGTGCAGGTCCTGGTGGGATGGCATGTTCCACAACACTTGCCGAACGTGGACATTCTGTAACTTTGTTTGATGCTGGGGCTGAACTTGGCGGACAATTAAACATTGCTCGTCGAATTCCCGGAAAAGAGGAGTTTAAAGAAACCATTCGTTATTTTGGAGAGATGGTTAAAAAACATGGAGTGGAACTTAAACTCAATACTTTTGTTTCAGCAGAAGATCTCATTAAACAAGGGTTTGACGAAGTAGTGCTTGCAACGGGAGTCATTCCAAGAATTCCAGAAATTCCCGGGATCAATGGTTCCAATGTACTTAGTTATGTAGATGTTGTTTTAAAAGGAAAACCAGTGGGGAAACGAGCCGTTGTCATGGGAGCCGGTGGGATTGGATTTGATGTCAGTCTTTTGTTAACTGATGCAGGCCATGACTTCACGAAAGAAAACTATCTAAAGGAATGGGGAATCAACCAAAACATAGCAAAGGATGGTGGACTTGGAACCAAAGACACTCCGCATTCTGGTAGAGAAGTCACCATGTTAAAACGTTCCAATAGTAAATTTGGTGCCACTCTCGGAAAAACTACTGGTTGGATTCATAAAACCTCACTAGAAGATAGAAAGGTAACTCAAATCTCTGGGGTTACGTATAAGGCAATTGAAGCTGACGGTGTTGTCATTGAAGTGAAAGGGGAATCTAGAAAAATTCCATGTGATACAGTTGTTGTTTGTGCGGGACAAGACCCCAATCGTACATTACTGGCACCTTTGGAATCAGCAAAAATTCCTGTGCATTTGATTGGTGGGGCAGACCTTGCATCAGAACTAGATGCAAAACGTGCGATTGACCAAGGGACAAGACTCGCCGTAACCATTTAG
- a CDS encoding TrmH family RNA methyltransferase, producing MNTKRPLKISVKNSEFQILMALRTNRSKRSQEKEVFVEGTENIKQLISARWQITRILFRDGVNLSSWGESVLKSNPSAKQLEVSPELYLELSEKENPSELIVTAKISSYDLRDLPEIKNPFYLLFDRPSDLGNFGSILRSADAFSVDAVFVLGHAVDVYEPKVIRASLGSVFHTKIVFIESLSVLETFFKKEKERVGLQIVGSDSTGEYSLVDTTLNSPILVILGNEAKGMSVHLQSLCDFILKIPMYGVVNSLNVSVAGSILLWEIKKNRK from the coding sequence ATGAATACAAAACGTCCGCTGAAAATTTCGGTAAAGAATTCTGAATTTCAGATCCTTATGGCACTGCGGACGAACCGTTCCAAACGAAGCCAGGAAAAGGAAGTTTTTGTCGAAGGAACGGAGAACATCAAACAATTGATTTCTGCTCGTTGGCAGATCACTCGGATTTTATTTCGGGATGGTGTGAATTTATCAAGTTGGGGAGAGTCTGTTTTAAAGTCAAACCCCTCGGCAAAACAGTTGGAAGTATCTCCTGAATTGTATCTGGAACTTTCTGAAAAAGAAAATCCTTCTGAGTTAATTGTTACCGCAAAAATTTCCAGTTACGATTTACGGGATCTTCCTGAAATTAAAAATCCATTTTATTTACTTTTTGATCGACCAAGTGATTTAGGGAACTTTGGTTCGATTTTGCGATCCGCAGATGCTTTCTCAGTCGATGCGGTTTTTGTTTTGGGACATGCAGTCGATGTATATGAACCTAAAGTCATTCGTGCAAGTCTTGGGAGTGTATTTCATACCAAAATAGTTTTTATCGAATCTCTATCTGTATTAGAAACATTTTTTAAAAAGGAAAAAGAAAGAGTTGGTCTTCAGATCGTTGGATCTGACTCGACCGGTGAATATTCGTTAGTGGATACAACTTTAAATTCTCCGATCCTTGTCATTTTAGGAAATGAAGCTAAGGGGATGAGTGTACATTTACAATCTCTTTGTGATTTCATTCTTAAGATCCCGATGTATGGAGTGGTGAATTCTCTAAACGTATCTGTAGCCGGTTCCATTTTACTTTGGGAAATAAAAAAGAACCGGAAATAG